In Sorghum bicolor cultivar BTx623 chromosome 10, Sorghum_bicolor_NCBIv3, whole genome shotgun sequence, one genomic interval encodes:
- the LOC8065713 gene encoding uncharacterized protein LOC8065713, which translates to MVPDSVDMVPDSVESLCSRCGTLHVVGGVLGRDSCYEARRNARRCGRCGLLHEEYDIPVKFLHLMDKFDCEFYIPDVDKLVMRGSSIYVTDEVLEKVEAHIRKVQAKTNNDEEKTSTDEEKNSKEE; encoded by the exons ATGGTTCCGGACTCCGTCGACATGGTGCCGGACTCCGTCGAGTCTCTGTGTTCTCGCTGCGGCACGCTCCACGTTGTTGGTGGCGTATTAGGAAGAGATTCTTGCTACGAAGCTCGCCGGAATGCTCGGAGGTGTGGCCGTTGTGGCCTTCTTCACGAAGAATATGATATCCCAGTGAAGTTCCTCCATCTAATGGACAAGTTCGATTGCGAGTTCTACATTCCTGATGTCGATAAACTGGTTATGAGAGGTTCAAGCATCTACGTGACTGATGAAGTGCTGGAGAAGGTGGAGGCACACATCAGGAAGGTGCAAGCAAAAACCAACAACGATGAAGAAAAAACCAGCACAGATGAAGAAAAAAACAGCAAG GAAGAGTAG
- the LOC8065714 gene encoding dynamin-2A, which yields MEAMEELSELAESMRQAASLLADDDPSDDAAPRRPTTFLNAVALGNVGAGKSAVLNSLIGHPVLPTGENGATRAPIVVDLQREPGLSSKAIVLQIDSKSQQVSASALRHSLQDRLSKGASGGSGRGRADEIYLKLRTSTAPSLKLIDLPGIDQRAVDDSMINEYAGHNDAILLVVIPAMQAADVASSRALRLAKDIDSDGTRTVGVISKVDQANGDAKTIACVQALLSNKGPKNLPDIEWVALIGQSVALASAQSAGSENSLETAWRAEAESLKNILTGAPQNKLGRTALVDTIAKQIRKRMKVRVPNLLSGLQGKSQMVQDELARLGESMVQSPEGTRAVALELCREFEDKFLAHITSGEGSGWKIVASFEGKFPDRIKQLPLDRHFDLNNVKRIVLEADGYQPYLISPEKGLRSLIKIVLEMAKEPSRLCVEEVHRVLLDIVNASANATPGLGRYPPFKREVVAIASNALETFKNDAKKMVVALVDMERAFVPPQHFIRLVQRRMERQRREDELRNRSSKKTQDAEQSTSKRASSPQTDAEQGGGSLKSMKDKSGQQDKDAKEGSNLQVAGPAGEITAGYLLKKSAKTNGWSKRWFVLNEKSGKLGYTKKQEERHFRGVITLEECNLEEVEEEEPSKSSKDSKKANGSEKTPSLVFKITNRVAYKTVLKAHSAVVLKAESMADKVEWVNKIKAVIQSKGGSFKGPSTEGGSMRQSNSDGALDTMARRPADPEEELRWMSQEVRGYVEAVLSSLAANVPKAIVLCQVEKAKEDMLNQLYSSISGQSNVKIEELLQEDHNAKRRREKYQKQSSLLSKLTRQLSIHDNRASVSSYSNDTTEAESPRTPSRSGEDWRSAFDSASNGPVAASKNSESRSRSADGRSRRYENGDVSSGANSGSRRTPNRLPPAPPKY from the exons ATGGAGGCCATGGAGGAGCTGTCGGAGCTCGCCGAGTCGATGCGCCAGGCGGCGTCGCTCCTCGCCGACGACGACCCCTCCGAcgacgccgcgccgcgccgccccaCCACCTTCCTCAACGCCGTCGCCCTCGGCAACGTC GGCGCTGGCAAGTCGGCCGTGCTGAACAGCCTCATCGGCCACCCGGTCCTG CCGACGGGGGAGAACGGGGCGACGCGGGCGCCGATAGTGGTTGACCTTCAGAGGGAGCCGGGGCTCAGCAGCAAGGCCATCGTGCTGCAGATCGACAGCAAGTCGCAGCAGGTCTCCGCAA GTGCCCTCCGGCATTCACTGCAGGACAGGCTCAGTAAGGGGGCGTCTGGTGGATCAGGGAGGGGCCGTGCTGATGAGATTTACCTCAAGCTGCGGACGAGTACAG CTCCCTCATTAAAGCTGATTGATTTACCTGGGATAGATCAGCGAGCTGTTGATGATTCCATG ATCAATGAGTATGCTGGGCACAATGATGCAATACTGCTCGTTGTCATACCCGCAATGCAAGCTGCTGATGTCGCATCGTCTCGAGCTCTGAGGTTGGCCAAGGATATCGATTCAGATG GGACAAGAACTGTTGGTGTTATAAGCAAAGTTGATCAAGCAAATGGAGATGCAAAAACTATAGCTTGTGTTCAGGCCCTACTGTCGAACAAGGGTCCAAAAAACCTTCCTGACATCGAGTGGGTTGCTCTAATTGGACAATCTGTTGCGCTTGCGTCAGCACAATCAGCTGGGTCTGAAAACTCGCTAGAAACAGCTTGGCGAGCTGAAGCTGAAAGCCTGAAAAACATCTTAACTGGAGCTCCCCAGAATAAGCTTGGTAGAACTGCTTTGGTTGATACAATTGCTAAGCAAATCCGTAAAAGAATGAAAGTGCGGGTTCCTAACCTATTGAGTGG CCTTCAGGGTAAGTCTCAAATGGTGCAAGATGAACTGGCAAGGCTGGGTGAATCTATGGTACAGAGTCCTGAAGGAACCCGGGCAGTTGCTTTGGAGCTGTGCCGAGAATTTGAGGACAAGTTTCTTGCTCACATAACATCTGGTGAG GGATCTGGTTGGAAAATTGTTGCAAGTTTTGAAGGCAAGTTTCCAGACAGAATTAAACAGCTACCATTGGACCGACATTTCGATCTCAACAATGTCAAAAGG ATTGTCTTGGAAGCCGATGGTTATCAACCATATTTGATATCTCCAGAGAAAGGGTTGAGATCCTTAATAAAAATAGTACTGGAAATGGCAAAGGAACCATCACGACTATGTGTTGAAGAG GTTCATCGTGTATTGTTGGACATAGTCAATGCTTCCGCAAATGCCACACCAGGACTTGGAAGGTATCCTCCATTCAAGCGTGAG GTTGTTGCAATAGCATCAAATGCATTGGAGACCTTCAAAAATGATGCAAAAAAGATGGTCGTCGCACTTGTTGATATGGAACGTGCCTTTGTTCCTCCCCAACACTTCATCCGCTTAGTGCAAAGAAG AATGGAAAGGCAGCGTCGGGAGGATGAGTTAAGAAATCGATCTTCTAAGAAAACACAGGATGCTGAACAGTCAACATCTAAGAGG GCCTCCAGTCCCCAAACAGATGCTGAACAAGGCGGTGGCAGCTTAAAATCAATGAAAGACAAATCTGGCCAGCAAGATAAAGACGCAAAAGAGGGATCAAATTTGCAGgttgctggtcctgctggtgAAATTACTGCAG GTTACCTCTTAAAGAAAAGCGCAAAAACTAATGGGTGGAGCAAAAGATGGTTTGTTCTTAATGAGAAGAGTGGAAAG CTTGGGTACACAAAGAAACAAGAGGAGAGACATTTTCGTGGTGTCATCACTCTTGAG GAGTGCAACCTTGAGGAGGTAGAGGAGGAAGAACCTTCTAAAAGTTCAAAAGACTCAAAAAAGGCAAATGGATCAGAaaaaacaccaagtcttgtatTTAAGATTACTAACAGGGTTGCATACAAAACAGTCCTAAAAG CTCATAGTGCTGTTGTGTTAAAGGCTGAGAGCATGGCTGACAAGGTTGAGTGGGTAAATAAGATCAAAGCTGTTATTCAGAGCAAAGGGGGTTCTTTCAAGGGTCCAAGTACTGAGGGTGGCTCTATGAGGCAAAGCAATTCGGATGGCGCTTTA GATACTATGGCACGGAGACCTGCTGATCCTGAAGAAGAACTTAGATGGATGTCTCAAGAAGTTCGTGGTTATGTTGAGGCTGTTTTGAGCAGTCTTGCAGCAAATGTTCCGAAG GCTATTGTGCTTTGCCAAGTGGAGAAAGCAAAGGAAGATATGCTTAACCAGCTATACAGCTCGATAAG CGGGCAAAGCAATGTTAAGATTGAAGAGCTTCTTCAAGAGGACCATAATGCTAAGCGCAGAAGGGAGAAGTACCAAAAACAATCATCACTCTTGTCAAAACTTACTCGTCAACTCAGTATCCATGACAACAGGGCATCTGTTTCCTCTTATTCTAATGACACCACTGAAGCTG AGAGCCCTCGAACACCGAGCCGCTCAggtgaggactggaggtctgcCTTTGATTCTGCATCAAATGGGCCTGTTGCTGCAAGCAAAAACAGTGAATCAAGGTCGAGAAGTGCTGATGGTCGCAGTCGGCGCTACGAGAATGGCGATGTGAGCTCAGGTGCCAACTCTGGCAGCCGGCGCACACCGAACCGGttgccaccagcgccgccgaaaTACTAA
- the LOC8061500 gene encoding endoglucanase 16 — translation MRRITRSGGGGTSAAPAAGAGLWLRPGRLGNLLAVAALLASALLPPASSAATEPPEPSSARHDYEDALRKSLLYFEAQRSGRLPHGQRVAWRDHSGLTDGLEQGVDLVGGYYDAGDHVKFGLPMAFTVTMLSWSLLEYGADVADAGELAHALESIKWGTDYFIKAHTRPDELWAEVGDGDTDHYCWQRPEDMTTSRQAYKVDRDRPGSDVAGETAAAMAAASMVFREHNPHYASLLLHHALQLFEFADKYRGKYDSSIAEVKSYYASVSGYHDELLWAALWLHRATGRPHYLDYVVHNADDFGGTGWAITEFSWDVKYAGVQILAARLLLSGEHSPRHRETLEQYRAKAEHYVCACLGKNAAADGNVERSPGGMLYVRQWNNMQYVTSAAFLLSVYSGYLSSSSSSSSSSVTCGAGGEAAAAASAGEVFALARAQVDYVLGSNPRGMSYLVGYGARFPARVHHRAASIVPYKHSKEFIGCAQGFDDWFIRKGANPNVVVGAIVGGPDRRDRFRDQRENYMQTEACTYNTAPMVGMFAMLNRLARDEAAAAASQPGGETATSVNR, via the exons ATGAGGAGGATCACgagaagcggcggcggcggcacgtcTGCCGCGCCCGCCGCGGGAGCGGGACTGTGGCTCCGGCCGGGCCGGCTCGGGAATCTCCTCGCCGTCGCGGCTCTCCTCGCCTCCGCGTTGCTTCCGCCGGCGTCGTCGGCTGCCACCGAGCCGCCTGAGCCGTCGTCGGCGCGGCACGACTACGAGGACGCGCTGCGGAAGAGCCTGCTCTACTTCGAGGCGCAGAGGTCGGGGCGGCTGCCGCACGGCCAGCGCGTCGCGTGGCGCGACCACTCGGGCCTCACCGACGGCCTCGAGCAAGGG GTGGACTTGGTGGGCGGGTACTACGACGCCGGCGACCACGTCAAGTTCGGCCTGCCCATGGCCTTCACCGTCACCATGCTCTCCTGGAGCCTGCTCGAGTACGGCGCCGACGTCGCCGACGCCGGCGAGCTCGCCCACGCGCTCGAGTCCATCAAGTGGGGCACCGACTACTTCATCAAGGCGCACACCAGGCCCGACGAGCTCTGGGCAGAG GTGGGCGACGGCGACACGGACCACTACTGCTGGCAGCGGCCGGAGGACATGACGACGTCGAGGCAGGCGTACAAGGTGGACCGCGACCGGCCAGGCTCCGACGTCGCCGGCGAGACagcggccgccatggccgccgcgtcCATGGTGTTCCGGGAGCACAACCCGCACTACGccagcctcctcctccaccacgcgCTGCAG CTGTTCGAGTTCGCCGACAAGTACCGGGGCAAGTACGACAGCAGCATCGCGGAGGTGAAGAGCTACTACGCCTCCGTCAGCGGCTACCACGACGAGCTCCTCTGGGCCGCGCTCTGGCTCCACCGCGCCACCGGCCGCCCCCACTACCTCGACTACGTCGTCCACAACGCCGACGACTTCGGCGGCACCGGCTGGGCCATCACCGAGTTCAGCTGGGACGTCAAGTACGCCGGCGTCCAGATCCTCGCCGCCAGG CTGCTGCTGAGTGGGGAGCACTCGCCGCGGCACAGGGAGACGCTGGAGCAGTACAGGGCCAAGGCGGAGCACTACGTGTGCGCGTGCCTGGGCAAgaacgccgccgccgacggcaACGTGGAGCGCAGCCCCGGCGGGATGCTGTACGTGCGGCAGTGGAACAACATGCAGTACGTGACCAGCGCCGCGTTCCTGCTGTCCGTCTACTCGGGCtacctctcctcctcctcctcctcctcgtcgtcctccgTGACGTGCGGCGCGGgcggcgaggcggcggcggcggcgagcgccgGCGAGGTGTTCGCGCTGGCCCGTGCGCAGGTCGACTACGTGCTGGGCAGCAACCCACGCGGGATGAGCTACCTGGTCGGGTACGGCGCCCGGTTCCCGGCGAGGGTGCACCACCGCGCCGCCTCCATCGTGCCGTACAAGCACAGCAAGGAGTTCATCGGCTGCGCGCAGGGGTTCGACGACTGGTTCATCCGCAAGGGCGCCAACCCCAACGTCGTCGTCGGCGCCATCGTCGGCGGGCCGGACCGGCGGGACCGGTTCAGGGACCAGAGGGAGAACTACATGCAGACGGAGGCGTGCACGTACAACACGGCGCCCATGGTCGGCATGTTCGCCATGCTCAACAGGCTGGCCCGggacgaggcggcggcggcggcgtcgcagCCCGGCGGGGAGACGGCGACAAGTGTAAATAGATAG